The following is a genomic window from Zalophus californianus isolate mZalCal1 chromosome 10, mZalCal1.pri.v2, whole genome shotgun sequence.
GTGAAAATGACTGCTAAATATTCCAGAGCTTGTTAGTAAAACAAAATAGCATCGCCACATAGTATCGGTAGAGCTACATCAAAATAGTGCTATTACAATTCCCGTTTCAGATGGCCAAACACTGTATTTgagttttccatttaaaaagcaaCCAGAAAACCTCCACCTTCCCAAGAGTTTTAACACTGTTTTATGCCTTAACTGAAACtgagtatttattaaaataaatatttctatattgtaGAATTATTCTCCCTATTTGTATATGTGTGAAAATCTTAAGACAGCAGGTAAATGACATTTATATCATTCAAATGATATCTGCTTATAAACAGTAAAAGAATCTTCAACTTAATACCAGATAGCCTACTAAATACTTCACATTACGTTCCATAGGCCCTTTCCCTCAAAactttcaaaaattcaaaattaactgAGCATGTTAATAGGATACAGGATACAAACATGTTAACATAGTCTTCTACCTACTGAGATTTTTCCAAGGTGCTCTTGATGGAAATTTTTCCTATTCAAATTACATACCTTAGTTAgtcaaacatttctaaaatgctAAAATTCATACACCAAAGTTTTTGcccttttttgacttttttttttaaggttctagTCCGTATTTTTACAATGCAGATGCCCTTCAAAAAACCCTTATTAAACAATCACAAAAGCTGAAAGGTGGCAACAGAGAAGGAAATCTCTCCTTACTAAGGCGGCATTTGGCTTGGAAAAATTGGGAGTTGTTTTATTTCAGGCACATGCAGCACCTCCTTTTCACTAAACTGAGACAACAGACAAGTTTCTAAACACATATCCTAAATACACTGATCTTGCTCAAATATAAAAGAGCCAGCAGGAGAGATGCACCTCCTAAAATTGATGCATTGCTATAAAACAGCATATTTAAATATTGGGTTTAAGTCTCCTAAAAATTCAGGgtatttccctcattttctttcaggAAGGAATAAGCTATTTTGGAAATGACACTTAAATCccacaatatttaaatataaaagcattttttaaaagataatgctAAAAATGGGTTAGAAAGTGCATtgtcaagaaataaataattctctGCTAAAACTCAAAAGGTGAGTCAGTGCCCACGGATTTTGCTATTATGACAAAGTCCtttgaaaaaagaattctatGGTACCACTTTGTTACGtataagcaatttaaaaattatgaaaagtgAAATAACTGAAATCTAAAGGCTGTTACCTTCAAAGcacttctggggaaaaaaaaaaaaagcccttgtcCCATGCTTatacaccattaaaaaaaatcctcatttagCTGATGTCTTATACATTATACAACCTTTAAGAAAGACCCAATAAAGCATTTGTCAAGAAAACCCCACTGAAATGTATTTTACCAGTTATCCTATTGTATGTGTCATTACCAAAATGTTTCTGTAACATAAACTGTTTTAAGATCTTAAGAAAATGGTTTGTAGTTTTAAGTGTTGAATCAGGAATGTACGTGATACAGTACAGTTTGAAGCTCTCTAGTTTACCCATGAGATTCCCgaatttcatgtttaaaaaattttttttgcaaaattcaaAGTAACTTCCAGTTTAGGAATTGAATTACACAATTATCAGATAAGAGTATTAAAAGATCAAGATGTATTGCAAATTGGTGGGTTATGGTTTTGGCCCATTATAGCACATGTGAACTTACAAACTGTGTTCCTAAAATTACCTCATTCTCATTGGAAAAATCGGCTGTTCTTAAATAGGCCCATTGCCAGCAATAGGCTTATactagaaaaaaaacacaccatCTACCATAAAAGATCCCTTTAAAAAGTTAACTGTCCAATGCCAACACTTACATCTTAAGACCCATTAAACAATGAATTATTTCAAATCCCAAAAGATAGCCATCCCAAAAGTAGTCAGCTATAAAAGTTACTGAAGTAGTCAGGATAccttatttctagaaaaatagagCTATACATGATAACTGATATTAATATTCATCCTTATGAGGACAAAAATCTAGTTTCTTCACAAAGCATAACCCCTCTCTGtcaagaaaaatataacttaaatatCCTTAAATAATATTTGTGTATGGATTTGAAACCCATAGCAACAATGAAATAACCAAGAACAATTTCCTGCGTAGATACTGTGGCATCTTACAAAATAAGCCACTATTGCAAGATCTGAGCAATGTCAAGACAGGATGACCTACAGAATCTTAATCATTAATTTTGccttaactttgttttttaagaatttaatatcCAAACTGCATTAACCAttagatttcctttttctcctaccTAAGTCAATGGCTCCGGGCAAAGCACAAGAACTGCTGGTTGTACTCGAAAAAAGCTCCATTTGAATCCATTCACGATTGGTCACCATGAAATGACTCTAAGTTTTGCTTAAATATCTACAATTTGAAAGATTACACGAATAAGTTTGCATTTAACATGTAACTATCAGATTAGCTTTaatatccttaaaaatatttactgtatataTTTCATAAGTAAACTTTCAGCTCAATGTTCCTAATGCCAATCTTTCAGAGAAAGTAATGCTGGTGAATATGTCCACATTTTAGACTAACTTTGGTAAAAGAAAACATGAGTTAAAATTCtcccaataatttaaaaaatgtctgaatACTAACTTACAAcaatctaaatatttaatttggtaAACCTTCTCCCTTGCTCTTACTCTCCGTATGCCCTATTATATGTAAACTGTAGTTCAACTTGTTAATTAACTCAACTGTTTATTTAGAATAATACTCAGCAATATAGAATCCAGGATAGTAACTTGATCTTTAGTATTACAAATACCccatgtaaagaagaaaaatgaacttttcctAACAATATCCATGAGTCATTCTGAAAAACATGCTATGTAATGATTTCAGAGGGCAAGTAAATATTACCTAAAACATCGAAGGAAGCAAACCTGTTGATGATTTTTCAAGTTGAGTGATTAtaattctaaaaaacaaagtataacactgggggaaaagaaaagcagagaattccagtaacaattttaatttatttatcccCCTAATTAATTTTTTACCATGGAAAAACTGGAAATCAAATGTCATTGTTATATAAGGTTTATACTTACTTTGAACAAAAATGTAACATAGTGTTAAAACTGGCTTTCCAAAACTGTTACAGCATAGCTGTACTCTGCACTAATAATCACAAAGTTGTAATATAGAACTCTGTTAGGCAGTCCCATTATGTTCttacaaaaatagaattaaactGTGTGACCAGACAAGGACTTCAATTACACTACTTGGCAAACTTAGAATTTCAATAGTCTTTTTCCTCTTGCAGTTTAAAGCAAAAGTCAAATATCACATCTTTCTTAAGACTCACAAAGATGATTCAGGTTGTTTGTTTggcatttttttaatctctatcaCAACAGCAGGGATGCTTTCAACTTTAGTCCTCCTGGGCTTCTTCTCTAGATTGTCACTAAGTTCTAGACAAGAAATGCTAACTGTTGGGGGCTTTTCTGCATCCTTTCCAGAAGGGGCTTGTGGCCGTGTCCCACAACATTGCTTCAAAGCACACTGAGTTCTGCAGGCAAGTTCACATGGGACTACACTTGATTTAGAGCCTACACTAGCAAATTCAGGCTGAATGGTAGTAGCGTGAATTCCGTGATTATGAAAAACGTCTTTAATGATTTTGGCCACCTGCATGTATGATGTCGGGTCTTCACATTTTATGTGAGCAGTGGCAATGATTCTGCTTCCAGCAAGTTGCCAAACATGTAATTCATGAACTTCCTCAACTCCTTCAACATCTCGAAGTTCTTTTATCAAATTTTTGATATCAATTTGTTTAGGAACAGTTTGTAGAAGAATAAGAGCAGATTCCTTAAGTAATGGATAAGTTGTGTAAAGAAGTATACAAACCATTACAATGCAAAGAGTTGGATCTAAATATAGCACCCAGCAAGGACCGGCCTCATAAACTGTTGCATGAGTACTATTAACTATTTCTACAAATGCTTTGCAGGGGTCAGGGGTACATGGATTCACACAAAACTCCCCTTCAGGACAACCCTTCCAAGAAAAGTAAAAGACCAAGGCATTTACTACTACAATCACTGAACCCAAAGCATCTCCAAAGACATGCAGAAAAACTCCACGCATGTTAAGTTGTCCAGCCTTATCATCATCTTCCAATTCCACATGGTCAGGTTCTCTGATAAGATTCCCATTCACTTGTACTTCCACCGCATCATTTCTGGACTTTTCTGGatctacaaagaaagaaaaaatgctgtatcaaatacatttaaagtgtttaCACAAACCTCTTCATCTAATTCCATTTTAGTGAAAGAGGTGAACATTTTTCATGGAACGCAATTTAAAAATGTGCCCAGGGCCGTTTAGTATAAACTAACGTATTGGGAACAAGCCAGGGCATAACGGCCAGGGCTAAATCAAGTCATTAGGAAGATTATTGCCTCCCTATTCTAACCACCCTCctaccctccccacctccaaaaaaagttcatcttttctgtgagggggtgggggtgctgtgaACATTCCGCTATGCTTTTTGgcatatacaaaaagaaaacataaaattgaatGCTATCTCCCACAAACTTAATGCAACTATGGAGAAGTCAACTATGGAGAAGTCTACTAGTCAGGTCAAATGCCTGATTTGACCCACAGCTCCTGTTACTCTTTGTCATGAAGGTGTTGTGGCTAACTCAaacttttatcatgaatagaaACCACAGAATCTCCTGGTGGAGAGGGTTTAGAAACTGACAGATCAAATATAAACCCAACAACAATCATAAACTTCAGGAAAAGTTGAAATAAATGATCTCCATCTACTCTACCAGTTCTTAAACCAAATGTAcccatattttaaaggaattattgtATACACACCAGAGCAGCttaattttctttggaataaCACCTTGCAGAGTGGGAGTGAGGGGAAATTCAATTGTTTATTAAAccttttcagtgtacaagttcAATTTCATTAACATGATATCCTGaatcttcaaaaaagaacaaGTTGTCTATGTAGTATCATACCACTaagcaaataaatgtaaataaaaaaaaactggaaggaaatacaccaaATTGTTAACATCATTAGAGCCTGGGTAGTTGGGCTTTGGTTGATTCCTTTTCCCAGGTCTTTTCTTCCAACATTTTCCAAATTGCCTTCAAGAGCAATTATACTTAGAATGAAAAGCATCCagtaaaaaataagatgaataagttgCCATCACTTTTATTTTAGTATGATTTTGCAAAGTCCTAAGTGAAATGTTAAACATGACCAAACTGGTCCTAAATCTAGGATTTGCAGGATCAGGCTCAGACTTTAGATAATTAACTGAAATACACATTGCCATTCTTAAAAGAAACCACTAACCAGGATTTTGAGCTCAGGAAAGTCAATGGCTAGACGGCTCTGAAGGTAATACTGAGAAACTTGTTTAAAGGGCACAAGAACTACTTGGGCAGGGCAAGGTTTCAAATGGCCAACAACTGAGGATGAATTGAGGATTATCTCCGTTTCCCAAGGGGGGGCGGCCAAGAAATTTACTTAGGAAGCACTTCTGATTCTGTGAAAACCAAAATCAGACAGTCTCTCGAAAGGACTACTCCTAAGGACGGCCAAGGGCAGCTGTGGATTGCAGCGGGCTGACGGCCACCTCGCGACCCTTTGCCCACTCTCCAAACCACAGTCCCCACCGCCACCTCCAGCCGCGCGCCCCAGGTGCTAGCACCCGGCCGAAAGGGGTCCTATTTCCTCGTGTGCCCCGCGGGTGCGGGACCTGGAGGGctggaggcggcggcggccgcgcggGCACCAGGGGGCGTGCGGGCCATCCCGCCCAGGGCCAGGCTAGGGTCTGGGCTTCCCCTGACCCAGCCACCTGCGGTGGCCACTCTCTCCTCACCTGACCGGTCCAGTTTCAGCCCGTTGGAGTTGCTGCTATTGGACACCAGGGTGTTGGTCTCCTCCTGGTCGGGCCTCTGCTCGCCCGGGGTCACGTTGTCGTCGCTGTCCCCGGTGCGGCTGCTCTTGCCGCGGACCCCCTTGGGGAGACCGTGGCCGTGACCGTGACCCCCGTGCGAGTGGCCGTGGCCGGAGTCGTTGCCGAAGCCGCTATGATGGTGGAAGAGGCAGAGCCCCATCACGTTGACCAGCAGCCCGGCCACGCCGACCCCGAGGACCACCAGCGGCTGCTGCATCTCGTGCGGCTCGATGAAGCGCTCGATGGCCTCCAGTAGGATGGCGAAGCAGAGGCCGGTCAGGAAGATGGCGTTCACCAGAGCCCCCATCACTTCGGCCCGGATCCAGCCGAACGTGTTCTTCTGGGTGGCGTGGGTCCGCCGAGCGAAGCGCTCAGCCACCAGCGCCACCACTAGCGCCAGCACGTCCGACAGCATGTGAAAGGAGTCGGAGAGCATCGCCAGCGACGAGGTCACCCGGCTCACCACCACCTCCAGCACCATGAACATGAAGGTCAGCATCAGCATGCACACCAGCCGGCCCCGGTTCCGACCCCAGCACCCCATGGCTGCGGCTCAGGGGGCCCTCCGTGCGCGGCCCGGCGGCTACACTGGCGGTGGCGGCGAGTCGCCGGCGGCCGGCGACCCGGCGACGGAGGCGGAAGGGCGGCGCGGGGCTGTCGCCGCCCGACCGGGCCGTTCGGGAAACCGCTGAAGGGCCTCCGCGGCCGGACGGGGACGAGTCCGGGGTCAAGCCGCCGAGCCCCCGCGCCTGCGGGCGTCCCCGGCGGGCCGGCAGCGCGCAGCTCCTCAGGCGTCGGTGCTCAGAGCCGGCGCGGAGGCCCGGCTCAGCCCCAGCAGTCCCCACACCCACAGCGGGGAGGCAGAGGCCGAGGCggccgaggcggcggcggcggcggcggggcgctGGGGCTCCCGAAGCCCGGGGACGAAAAGccggagcaggagcaggagcaggcgGGCAGCGGGGGCGGGCGACGGGCAGCTCCGCGCTACGAAGGCTCCCAGCATCTGCAGGGCTCTCCGCGCAGGTCTTCCCTTCGCTCGTCTCTTCAGCTGTGGCTCGGACCGGGAAGCCGACGCCTGAAGAGCTAAAAAGGCGGCGGCCACGGCAGCTGCACTCGGCCCGGTCTCCGGCGCCTTCTTCGCCCCCCCGCCTTTGCAGACGGTTTACAAAAAAACTTTGCTTTGCACTCGGAACCCCCGTTTTCACACGGACCCGAGCGTGACAAGGCCTCGACGCCCCGCCCACCAGGCCCGGCACGCTTCCCCATTGGCCAGAACCCCCTCACGACAGCCTCCGCACTCCGCCCACCCGCGCTCGCTATTGGGTGGAAGCTcggcggggcgggagggggcggtgTCGAGGCTCCAACAGATGGGGGCGGGGCCTTTCCCTCCAGGAGCCGGGCGTGGGCCGGGGGCCGCGGCCGGGTGCAGCGGCGGGCGTCGTGGGGGAGGGTAGGGGGCGCGGGCCGCGtgcagcaggagggggaggggcaggcgggcTCCCCCGGCGTAGCCGGGCCGCTGCTCAGGCCGTGCGGGTCCTCGCGGCGCCCCGCACACCTCCGGGGGCCGGGCAGCAAACAGACTTTGATCCTCCGAGCTGAGTCCACGTGGTGAAGGGAGGCTCGGGAGACAAGTTGACCAAAGTAAAGCCATTTTGGTATTTAGGCTGACCCTTAACCTAAAAGTCAGCAGGTCATAAAAAGAGTCACAAGATCCCACTCATGGAAGACCACAAGACCCGACTCCCTCTGGCAGTAAAAGTCATAGAGGCTGGACATTCTTAAAATTGCTCCCTGTGGGTAATTCCACAAccttaagacaacagaaaaacTCACCGCTCAGTGTAAATGATAAAGTTAAGCAGTAAGCCCCTTTCTATACGtcagccaattaaaaaaaacaacttacaaaACCGTTAGAGGCAAAGGGGGGGTCTTCTTCCTCACCTGGGAGGAGAGACCGCTACTTTATCTATGAAGTAGCCCCTTTCTTCTAGATACACCTTTGTCCCTTTCCCTAAATGGCTTGCTCTTGAATTTTTTCTCCGCAAAGCCAAGACCCActccccccgtccctcccccgcCTCAGCGAGGGGCCTGAGACCCTCCCTCTCGCGGCCTCCACCGGCCGGCATCAATAGAAGAGACCAGAGACCCTGACCGCTGTGTGACGGACGGCAGCCCAGGGAGGGGGAGCCGGTGGGTGCGGGGCTCCCGGGTGCGCCCTCCTGTCGGGAGACCCGGGATGAAGCCGACGCATTCATAAAGCGAGGGCTGCTGCACACTGAGCTGAGTTAGACCTTCCGAGAGGTCCTGCAAGGGGCATGAactgaatctttaaaaatgtttcagtaaAGCAGACCACCCGTCTCAGCACCATCCCTAGGAGACCTTGTGTAACATCAGATATTTCTGTCACTGATTATCTAAGGACAATTTAGGGTACAGACGTCAAGCAGGAGCAACCCGGGTTCTGGCCCTCGCTTTGTCACTAtaaagctgtgtgactttgggagagTCAACTAATCTCTCTAGAcctgtttcttcatccataaagtAAAGGATTGGGCAAGAGGAACTCAAGATTCTTTCTCAGTCTAAAACTCTAAGGCTCTAtgatttaacaaacattttatttataggcTACAAGGAGCTGAACCCTGTGTTGGTTGctatggggaaggggaggggcagttAAGAATACAGAAGAATGAGCTTCTGGCCAGGTGgaggtaaaatataaatatataaaatgtttaagttACCATGAAATACTCAATAAATTGTGCCAACCCGAGTTTAGAGTGCATACATATACACTGTGCTCTGAGTGGAGATTAGTTCATCTGGAAGTGAAGATTTCCTGTTCCTAAAGTGGAGGGGTGGCTGGAGTCAGAGTAACCTAAGCTGGACCCCAAAGGCCTTACCACAGCTCCAGAATGGAGGAAGAACCCCCATGTTCTGGATTGCTACAAGACAAAGGCAGTGCTAGCCAGTGCCTCAGGATCTATATATAAGGCTAGTTTGGAGCcatgttattttgcattttaaaaaatatttctatttctgtttttttatttttttttcccatttgtatgTGGTGTGTTTCTCATTTTGCTATCCAAACTGCAGAGCTGGATCCTCATCTACTATTTCTGTTCGGCAGTCATAGAAAGAAACGAGAGAAGTTTCCAAGACAGTAGAAAAGGCGGACTGATAGGATTTGATGATGAATTGGGAGGGTGCAAACTGGGAGGAGAATTTAACAaagatatttcaaatgttttaaccCGATAAGGAAAATATGGCTTTAAACAAGTGaggaagctgggggagagggtggagggaggagctGATTTTAAGGGGAAATAGCCCGTTTTTAATGTGctaaatttgaaatgaaatctgGATGGTGACAGTGCaaaggagtggggagatgggtctTGGGAGTTCACAATCTCCCCTCCTTTGGTATGGACGACTGACATTTAACTGAT
Proteins encoded in this region:
- the SLC30A1 gene encoding zinc transporter 1 encodes the protein MGCWGRNRGRLVCMLMLTFMFMVLEVVVSRVTSSLAMLSDSFHMLSDVLALVVALVAERFARRTHATQKNTFGWIRAEVMGALVNAIFLTGLCFAILLEAIERFIEPHEMQQPLVVLGVGVAGLLVNVMGLCLFHHHSGFGNDSGHGHSHGGHGHGHGLPKGVRGKSSRTGDSDDNVTPGEQRPDQEETNTLVSNSSNSNGLKLDRSDPEKSRNDAVEVQVNGNLIREPDHVELEDDDKAGQLNMRGVFLHVFGDALGSVIVVVNALVFYFSWKGCPEGEFCVNPCTPDPCKAFVEIVNSTHATVYEAGPCWVLYLDPTLCIVMVCILLYTTYPLLKESALILLQTVPKQIDIKNLIKELRDVEGVEEVHELHVWQLAGSRIIATAHIKCEDPTSYMQVAKIIKDVFHNHGIHATTIQPEFASVGSKSSVVPCELACRTQCALKQCCGTRPQAPSGKDAEKPPTVSISCLELSDNLEKKPRRTKVESIPAVVIEIKKMPNKQPESSL